A stretch of DNA from Granulicella pectinivorans:
GCGGTCGAGCGCCTGGTGCAGTTGCTGCTGGCAGTCGCACCGCAGCGAATGGAACACATCGCCGGTCAGGCACTGCGAGTGGATGCGAATGATGGGCGGAGCCGCGTGGATATCGCCCATCACCAGCGCCACGGCGGATTCAATCCGGACGGCGGGTGCGGGGATCGCGTCGTTGCAGGGGAGGGGGTTGGCGATGACGCCTTCGTAGCCCTGGATGCGGAAGTGACCCCAGGCTGTCGGGAAGTCCGCGTCGGCTATCTTCGTGATGGTTTCGAACGACATTCTGCTTATTATAGATTCCCCCGGGGCCGGTTGGATTCAACCTGCCCCGGGACGTTTGTCATTCCTTCGTTACCGGACACTACTTCTTCTTCGCCGGAGGGGCAGGCGGGGGAGGAATCGTGATGTCCAGGTTCGTTACCGGACCAAGCGCCGATGGCGGTCCCCCCATCTCCTGTGCGTTGCCAACGATCACAATCGCCAGCTTCGACGCGTCGATGTACTTGTTCGCCACGCGCGTCACATCCTCCGCCGTCACCTTCTCGATGCCCGTCTTGTACTTCTCGAGAAAGTCAGCCGGATAGCCGTAGAGCGCGAGCGTTAACTGCTCGGCCAGCGTCTTGTCCTTGGAGTCGTAGTGGAAGATGAACGAGTTCAGCACGTCGTCCTTGGCGTTTTTCAGCTCGGTCGCCGTGGGCGGCACGCTCTTCAGCTTGCCGATCTCGTCGATCATCGCCCTGGTCGCCGCGACCGTCGACGCGCTCTTCGTGGCGGCCTGCACCTCGAACAGACCGTCGTGATCGTACGACGCGCCGTAGCTTCCACCCACCGAATACGCCAGGCCAAGCTTGGTCCGCACGGTCTGGAAGACACGCGAGCCGAAGCCGCCCGAGAAGATCTCATTCATCACGCTCAGCGCGTAATAGTCCGGATTGCTGCGCTCCGTGCCGAGGCCGACGAGGATCACGTTCGACTGATCCACATCCGATTTGTCGACGAAATAGACGCCCGGATGCGGCGGCGGAAACAGGTTCGGCACAGCCGGAAGCGCCTCACCGCGGGGCAGCGTCGAAAAGACACTCCGCAGCTTGGCCTCCATCGCCGCGGAGTCGAAGTCGCCTTCGAGCGCGACGATCATGCCGCCGGCCGCCAGCGTGCGGTCGTGCCACGCTGAGAGATCCGCCACCGTAACCGCCTCCACCGTGGCAAACTCCGCCTGGCGTCCGTAGGGGCCCTGCTTGCCGTAGGCGAGTTGCACGGCCGCGCGGCTGGCAATGCCTGCGGCATCATCGTTGCGGCGGGCAATGCCGGCCTCAAGCTGACGCTTGGCCAGCGCGAGCTTGTCGGCCTTGAACGCGGGATGGAGCAGCAGGTCGAAGGCAGACGCCGAAACGGTATCGTAGTCCTCCTTGAGCGAAGACCAGCGCAGCGAAGTGGTCGCGAGACCGCCTCCCGTCTCGATGGTCGCCGCCTTCATCGCGAGCCGCTCGTCCAGCACATCGCCCGCCACGGCAGCGGTGCCACTGGTGCGCCAGGTCTGCCCATACAGCGAGACGAGCCCCACCTTATCGGCAGGTTCGTCGCGACTTCCACCCTTGATCAGGATGGTGCCGTCGATGAACGGAAGCTCGTGATCCTCCTGCAAAAAGATCGTCAGACCATTGTCCAGCACGATCTTCTTCGGCTGCTCCGGCTTGAAGTCATGCAGCGGAGGAATCGGAATCTTCTTCCACGGCTGGACGGCAGCGGTTGCCGGAACGGGCCTGGGAGCGGGAACCTGGGCTCCTGCGACTGCGGCAAGGGCAAAAAGAGTGGTGAAGAGAATTTGGTTTTTCATCGTTACTGTCCGGCTCCGTTCTTCGCTGCTGGAGCGGCTTTGGGCACGATCGACTCGATGCGCGCCGTGGTGCGGTTGCTCTCGACGAAAACCTGGTTCGCCACGCGGCGGATATCCGCCTTGGTCACGGCGTCGTCCTTGGCCTGCTCACGGAACATCGCGCGCCAGTCGCCGAACTTGGTCTGGTAGTCGGCAAGCTGCTGCGCAAGACCGGCGTTGTCCGCCAGACCGCGCAGACGATCAGCCTTAGTGCGCGTCTTGAACTTCGCGAGCTCGTCGTCCGTCACATCCTCGGTCTTCAGGCGCTCGATCTCCTTGTGGATCGCGGCCGCCACCTCATCCGTCGTATGTCCCGGAAGCGGCACGGCGTAGAACGCGAAGAGCCCCGGAAACTTGTCGCCGGGGAAGCCCGAGAAGCCCTGCGCTGTGGCGGCAATGCGCTGGTCGCGGACAAGCGTGCGGTACAGACGCGCCGTACGGCCATTCGAGAAGATGTCCGTGATCGCATCGTAGACGGCATCATCGGGATCCCGGTAGTCCGGGCGGTGATAGCCCTCAAGGTAGAAGGGCTGCGCCTGATCGTGGATGATGACGTTCTTCTCCGCCATCTGCTGCGGCTCAATCGTCGTCATCGGCTCGGGCTTCGGTCCAGCGGGAATCTTGCCGAAGTACTTCACCAGGATCGGCATCGCGGTCGACGCCTTCACATCGCCCACCACCGCAATCACGATATTCGCGGGCACATAGTACTTCTTGTGGAAGGCAGCGGCCTCGGTCGCGGTCACCTGGCTGATTTCGCTCTCCCAGCCCACGCCCGAGCGCCCATAGGGGTGCGCTACGTACGCGGTCGCCAGAAACTGCTCGACCATTCGGCCAACGGGAGAGGAGTCGATACGCATGCGGCGTTCCTCCTGCACCACGTCGCGCTCCTTGTAGAACTCACGCTCCACCGGGTCGCCAATCCGGCTCGCCTCCATATAGGCCCACAGCTCCAGCCGGTTCGAAGGCATGCTCCAGAAGTACTGCGTCGAATCCTCGCCGGTCGAGGCATTCAGCCCCTCCGCGCCGTTCTGCTCCGCGATCTGCGGAAAGGCGTTGGGAATCACATACTTCTGCGCGGCATCGGTCGCGGCGTCGAAGGTCTTCTTCAGCTCGGCCAGCTTCTTCGGATCCTGTCCGACGCGCTTGCGCTTCTCGGCGTCGTAGGCGGCGTAGGCAATCTCCACCTTGGCCAGCGCGACCTTCTCTGCCGGATAGTTCGTCGTGCCAATCTCGCTGGTGCCCTTGAAGGCCATATGCTCGAACATGTGAGCCAGCCCGCTGGCACCCTGCGGATCGTCAGCGGAGCCTGCGTCCACCATCGTGAAGTAGCTGAAAACGGGAGCCTCGGGACGTTCGCAGATCAGGATCGTCAGACCATTGGGCAAAACCTTGACCGTGGTGCGCTTTTCAAAACTGGCCAGATCCTGAGCATGGGCAACCACCGGCGTTCCTGCCAGACCGAACACCAGTGCGCCAGCCAGAGCCAGAGTTGGGGGGAGAGAGCGGTACGTCTTGAACAAAGGGAAAACCTCCGGATGAGACCTCATAACCATAACGGATTTAAAAAGAGAACGTGAGCGACGTTCTTTTTCATGCAAGCTTCACTTGACGAAATGAATGACCATTCAGTACAGTCGAGCCGTCCGGTAAAACGGGCTTCAGGAGAGCGCAGCAGCCATGTCGAACCCAGGCACCACATCGCAAAGAGACATCCGTAAGGTCGCCGTTCTCGGCGCCGGAACCATGGGCTCGCGCATCGCCGCCCACATCGCGAACGCCGGCGTGCCGGTCGTGCTGCTCGACATCGTCCCGCCCGGCACCGCAGCCGATGCCTCCAAACCCGAGCGCAACAAGATCGTGCTCGGTGCGCTCGACGGGCTGAAGAAGTCCAAACCCGCCGCTTTTTACACGCCAGACTCGGCCCGCCTCATTACCCTCGGCAACTTCGACGACGACATGGCCCTCATCGCCGACTGCGACTGGATCATCGAAGTCGTCGCCGAAAACCTCGCCATCAAGCGCGGCCTGCTCGAAAAGGTCCAGGTCCACCGCAAGCCCGGTTCCATCATCACCTCTAACACCTCCGGCCTCCCCATCGCCGACATCGTCGCCGGCTTCCCCGACGACCTGCGCCACCACTGGTTCGGCACCCACTTCTTCAATCCCCCGCGCTACATGCGCCTGCTCGAGATCATCCCCACCGCCGAGTCCAGCCCAGAAGACATCGCCGCCGTCTCACTCTTCTCAGAGAAACGTCTCGGCAAGGCCATCGTCCTCTCGCACGATACGCCCAACTTCATCGCCAACCGCATCGGCACCTTCTCCATGGGCAACGCCATCCGCCTCATGATGGCCCAGAACCTCACCATCGAAGAGGTCGACGCCCTCACCGGATCGCCCCTCGGCTGGCCCAAGACCGGCACCTTCCGCCTCGGCGATCTCGTCGGCGTCGACGTCCTCGCCCACGTAGCCTCCAACTTCGCCAAGCAGGCCGCCTCCATCGGCGACGAGCGGCAGGATGTAGGACTCGCCGACTTCATCGGCAAGATGATCGAAAACAAGTGGCTCGGCGACAAGGCGAAGCAGGGTTTCTATAAGAAGGAGGGCAAAGATAAGGATGGCCGCGACCTCCGCCTCGTCCTCGACTGGCAGACCCTCGACTACAAGCCCTCCATGCGCCCCAAGTTCCCCGCCCTTGAAATGGCGAAGAACGTAGAGCGCACCGAGGCCCGCATCCCCCAGCTCCTCCACGCCGACACCACATCCGACAAGGCAGCCGCCTTCTACTGGCCCCTCCTCACCGAGCTCTTCACCTACGCCGCCAACCGCGTCGCCGATACCGGCAAGGAGCCCGCCGGCTCCATCGTCGAGATCGACCAGGCCATGAAGACCGGCTTCAACTGGGAGCTTGGCCCCTTCGAGATGTTCGACGCCGCAGGCGTCCGCGCCACCACCGACAAGATGCGCGCAGCCGGACAGCCCATCGCCGCCAACGTCGAAAAACTCCTCGCCTCCTCGGAAAACCCCACCTGGTACAAGGACGACCCCACCGTACCCTCAGGGCGCGTCTT
This window harbors:
- a CDS encoding 3-hydroxyacyl-CoA dehydrogenase/enoyl-CoA hydratase family protein, with protein sequence MSNPGTTSQRDIRKVAVLGAGTMGSRIAAHIANAGVPVVLLDIVPPGTAADASKPERNKIVLGALDGLKKSKPAAFYTPDSARLITLGNFDDDMALIADCDWIIEVVAENLAIKRGLLEKVQVHRKPGSIITSNTSGLPIADIVAGFPDDLRHHWFGTHFFNPPRYMRLLEIIPTAESSPEDIAAVSLFSEKRLGKAIVLSHDTPNFIANRIGTFSMGNAIRLMMAQNLTIEEVDALTGSPLGWPKTGTFRLGDLVGVDVLAHVASNFAKQAASIGDERQDVGLADFIGKMIENKWLGDKAKQGFYKKEGKDKDGRDLRLVLDWQTLDYKPSMRPKFPALEMAKNVERTEARIPQLLHADTTSDKAAAFYWPLLTELFTYAANRVADTGKEPAGSIVEIDQAMKTGFNWELGPFEMFDAAGVRATTDKMRAAGQPIAANVEKLLASSENPTWYKDDPTVPSGRVFFDPFTATYKPVPVAEGVSSLATVKKSHGIAKKNAGASLIDLGDGVAAIELHSKMNALGGDIVTFITQNLKPTSEAVQNFSSFVITGDSTNFSVGANLMQLLLSVQEEEWDEVEMAVKQFQNMTQAIKFCPRPVVVAPYGMCLGGGVEISLHAAARQPHAELYMGLVETGVGLIPGGGGCKEMTIKSIEAGSSIRPDARGEGVEIFEALKKNFETIAMAKVSTSAAEARTLGFLKPSDNITMNRERLLTDAKTRASAIAAAGYTAPVAQTTIPAPGENALATLKLAVWTMREGQFISDHDAKIANWVAHTLCGGKVTPGTPVTEQYLLDLEREAFLSLCGEKKTQERIAFTLKTGKPLRN
- a CDS encoding M16 family metallopeptidase, which encodes MFKTYRSLPPTLALAGALVFGLAGTPVVAHAQDLASFEKRTTVKVLPNGLTILICERPEAPVFSYFTMVDAGSADDPQGASGLAHMFEHMAFKGTSEIGTTNYPAEKVALAKVEIAYAAYDAEKRKRVGQDPKKLAELKKTFDAATDAAQKYVIPNAFPQIAEQNGAEGLNASTGEDSTQYFWSMPSNRLELWAYMEASRIGDPVEREFYKERDVVQEERRMRIDSSPVGRMVEQFLATAYVAHPYGRSGVGWESEISQVTATEAAAFHKKYYVPANIVIAVVGDVKASTAMPILVKYFGKIPAGPKPEPMTTIEPQQMAEKNVIIHDQAQPFYLEGYHRPDYRDPDDAVYDAITDIFSNGRTARLYRTLVRDQRIAATAQGFSGFPGDKFPGLFAFYAVPLPGHTTDEVAAAIHKEIERLKTEDVTDDELAKFKTRTKADRLRGLADNAGLAQQLADYQTKFGDWRAMFREQAKDDAVTKADIRRVANQVFVESNRTTARIESIVPKAAPAAKNGAGQ
- a CDS encoding M16 family metallopeptidase, which translates into the protein MKNQILFTTLFALAAVAGAQVPAPRPVPATAAVQPWKKIPIPPLHDFKPEQPKKIVLDNGLTIFLQEDHELPFIDGTILIKGGSRDEPADKVGLVSLYGQTWRTSGTAAVAGDVLDERLAMKAATIETGGGLATTSLRWSSLKEDYDTVSASAFDLLLHPAFKADKLALAKRQLEAGIARRNDDAAGIASRAAVQLAYGKQGPYGRQAEFATVEAVTVADLSAWHDRTLAAGGMIVALEGDFDSAAMEAKLRSVFSTLPRGEALPAVPNLFPPPHPGVYFVDKSDVDQSNVILVGLGTERSNPDYYALSVMNEIFSGGFGSRVFQTVRTKLGLAYSVGGSYGASYDHDGLFEVQAATKSASTVAATRAMIDEIGKLKSVPPTATELKNAKDDVLNSFIFHYDSKDKTLAEQLTLALYGYPADFLEKYKTGIEKVTAEDVTRVANKYIDASKLAIVIVGNAQEMGGPPSALGPVTNLDITIPPPPAPPAKKK